GGTCCGGCCCCGCCGGCGTACGCCGTCAGGGTGCGGAAGTGACCGGTCGAGGGTGCGGAACTGACCGGTGGATGGTGCGAAAGTGACCGCTCGTCGGACCGGGGTCAGAGGTAGATCAGGGGCAGCAGGAAGAGCATCGACAGCGACCAGGTCAGGTGCGTCAGGATCGGGGCGAGGATGCCGCCGGAGGCGCGGCGCTGCAGCCCCACGACGACACCGAGCAGCACCGCCGCGAAGCTGAGCATCACGTTGCCGGTGGCCAGCGTCGCCACGGTGTAGGCCACCGTCGTGACGGTGACCGGGTGCCGGGTGACGGCGGCGAACGCCGCCCCCCGGAAGAACAGCTCCTCGGCGATGCCGTTGAGCGCGGTGACGAAGACCAGCAACGCGATCGGCGTCTGCTCGGTGTAGCGCAGCACCGACCGGATCTGGCGCACCAACGGGTCCGCCAGGGAGACCTCGCGGATCACCAGCGCGCCGACGGTGAACACCGCCACGAGCAGGACCCCCAGGAGGATCGGGGACAGCACGGGTCGGCGCAGCCCCTCGCCCCGCGAGATCCGGCCCAGGTGCAGCGGCCCCGAGGTGAAGGCACCGACGGCCCACACGGCCGCCAGGACCAGCGTGGCCAGGTAGAAGTCGCTGCTGCCGGGGTCGGTGCGCAGCGAGAAGCCGAGCACCACGGCTCCGACGAGGACGAACCCGATGGTCACGAGCTGACGTCGACGCAACGCTGTCGGGGTCTGCTGGTGGTCCCGAGGGACCACCTCCCACAGGCTGCGGCGTACGAACTCGCGCACCGGGCTCATCCTCTCGTCGTGTGGATCAGCGCATGCCCGCGCTGAACTTCGCCGCACCGTGCGAGCCGCCACCGGAGGCCGACTGGCCGGAGCCGGAGCGCGAGCGACCACCCTGGCCGCCCGAGCTCTTCTGCGGGCCCTGCTTGGCCTGGCCGCGACCGCCCTGGCCACCGCCCTGGCGGCTCTGCCCGCCGGAGGGGGCTGCGCCGGCACCGCTGCGGCGACGGTTGCGACCGCCCCCGCCGGCACGGGCGCCGCCGCCCGACCCGGAGGTCGAGCCGCTGGCGGGACGGGGAGCCTCGACGATGATGCCGCCGGGCACCAGCACGCGCTCGCCGGGGGCGAGCTCGGCGAGCACCGGGTGCGAGACCGTGTCGAGGCGGGTGATCGTGGGCTTGATGCCCGCGGCCTTGGTCAGGTCGCGCACGTCACGCTCCTGGTCGGGGGTCATCAGCGTGATGACCGTGCCCGAGGCGCCGGCGCGGGCGGTGCGGCCCGAGCGGTGCAGGTAGGCCTTGTGCTCGGCCGGCGGGTCGGCGTGCACGACCAGCGCCACGTCGTCGACGTGGATGCCGCGCGCAGCGATGTCGGTGGCGACCAGCGTGCTGGCCTTGCCGGAGTGGAAGGCGTCCATGTTGCGGGTACGCGCGTTCTGGCTCAGGTTGCCGTGCAGCTCCACCGAGGGCACGCCGCTCTTGTTCAGCTGACGCGCGAGCGCCTTGGCGCCGTGCTTGGTGCGGGTGAAGATGACCGTGCGGCCCGGAGCGCTGGTCAGGTCGACCAGCACCGGCACCCGGTGCTCGCGGGACAGGCGCAGCACGTGGTGGTCCATCTGGACGACCGGCGACTGCGCCGAGTCGGCCTGGTGGGTGACCGGCTTGGTCAGGTAGCGACGCACGAGGACGTCGATCGCGTTGTCCAGGGTGGCCGAGAAGAGCAGGCGCTGGCTGTCCTTGGGCGTGGCGTCGAGCAGGCGGCGCACGGCGGGCAGGAAGCCGAGGTCGGCCATGTGGTCGGCCTCGTCGAGGACGGTCACCTCGATGTCGTCGAGGCGGCAGTGGCCCTGCTTGATGAGGTCCTCGAGGCGGCCGGGGCAGGCCAGCACGACGTCGGCGCCGCGCTTGAGGCCCGCGACCTGCGGGCCCTGGCCGACGCCGCCGAAGACGGTCTGCATGGTGAAGCCGTGGACCTTGGCCAACGGGACGAGGGCCTCGTGCAGCTGGTTCACCAGCTCGCGGGTCGGGGCCAGCACCAGGGCGCGGGGCTTGCCGGCGCGCGGGGTGCGCCCGGAGGCAGCCAGGCGGGCCACCAGCGGCAGCAGGAAGGCGTAGGACTTGCCGGAGCCGGTGCGACCCCGGCCCAGGACGTCGCGTCCGGCCAGGGAGTCCGGCAGCGTCGCGGCCTGGATCGGGGTGGGGACGGTGATCCCGGCGGCATCGAGCACGCGGGTCAGGTCGGTGGGGACGCCGAGCTCGGCGAAGGAGGGTGAAGACACGGTAGGACTACTCACTGTTGGCGTGTCTCGCCAGAACGTGCTGCGCTCGGATGAGACGCACAGCAGCCTCTCGCAGGAGAGGGACGCGGCGCCGAAGCGCCAGCGGGGGGCCCGAGGCAAGACTGGACGGGCTGCTCCCCACCCTAGGGGGAGCAGCCCTGGACGACCTAGTCGCCGCACACGTGTTCCGCACCACGTCGTGGCGCGGGACCGGGCGGCTACTTGGTGAAGCCGTCCTTGATGTCCTTGCCGGCGTCCTTGATCTTCTCGCCGGCGCCCTTGACCGAGGCGGAGGCCTGGTCGCCCTTGCCCTCGCCCTCGAGCTCGTGGTCGTTGGTGGCCTTACCGGCGCCTTCCTTGCCCTTGCCCTTGAGGTCCTCGGCCTTGTTGGACGCCTTGTCAGCGAGTCCCATTGTGATACCTCCTGGTGTCGGGTGGATGTCGCCACCAATGAACCAGCACGACTGCCGGGGGACATCACCCCTGCGGGTCGGCGGCGGCTACGCGGTGAACAGCGGCCGCGCCCCAGGCGGCGGCGGTGTCGGGGCGTCCGGCTGCTCGTCCAGCGCGGCACCGGCCGCCCGCGCCTCCTCGCGCAACCGGGTGACGAACTCGTGCACGCCGGGGTTCACCAGGTCCTGACCCTCGGAGACCATGCGCAGGTAGAGCGGCCGTCCCTGGCGCGGAGCCACCCAGGGCCTGCCCATCGTGGAGAGGCCGACCTGGGCGATGTCGCGCAGCGGCAGCGCATGCCGGGTCACCCGGCCCTGCACCACCAGTCGCTCCCCCTCCACCCGGACGCAGCGCCACAGGTCGGCGAGCAGGAGGCCCCCGGCCAGCAGGAAGACCGCCCCCACCGGGTTGCTCCTCAGCAGCAGCCCCAGCCCGATGGCGAGGAGCACGGCCCCCACGCTGGCGCTGCGCAGGCGCGTCGTGCTGTGCGGACGACCCACGAGACCGTTTGACGACATCGACATGTGGGCAAGTGAAGCAAACGCCGCCGACGCCGCGTCCCGGCCGCACCGACGAGGAGTCTCATGGGCCAGTTCGACGTCCACCCCTCAGCCCTGAACACGTTCTCAGGCATCCTCTCCGGAGGCAGCGACAGCGTCGACCTGGATCGGGCGTTCTCGACGACGGCGGTCGGCTACGTCGACTCCTACTCCTCGGTGCCGCACGACGCGGGTGACCTCTTCGCCGAGATCTACCTGGCCAACCGCAACGTCGTGACGCACCTCGAGGGGATCTACCCGCAGGTCGCGACGATCCTGCGGAGATCGGCGGCGGCGCTCGACACCTCCGCCCAGGTCTACCGCGACACCGACACGCAGGTGAGCGCCAAGGCGGACGCACTGTGGCCCGGGGTGGCCCCGCACGCCCTGGACGAGGCACCGTCGTCGCGCGCCCGGGTCGTCGACCCGGCGTCCCTGCTGTCGGCCACGCCCTCGAAGGACGCACCGATCCCGGACATGGTGCACTGGGTGATCGACAAGGCGGGTTGGTTCTCCATCGCCGGCCTCGCCCTCAAGATCTGCTCGCTGTTCGGGCTGGACCCCGTGAAGGACCTCACCCAGGCGGTCGTCGGGGACTACGACGAGCTGGCCCAGGCCGGTCACGCGGCCGAGGCGCTCGCCGCCTTCGAGCGCCAGGCGGCCGAGACGATCGTCGTGGGGCTGCAGCAGATGACCAGCCAGTGGAGCGGCGTGGCCGCCGACGCCGCCACGGCCTACTTCCACGAGCTGGCCAACGCGCTGGGCACGCATGCCGCCGAGCTCGACACCCTGGGTGAGAAGTACGAGCTGCTGGTGCAGACCTGCGCGCAGATCGCCGAGCTCCTGAGCGGAGCCCTCGCGAACGCGATCGACCAGGTCCTCATCTGTGTCGCAGAGCTGGCAGCGGCGGGCTGCCTGGCCTCCGTGCCCGGCATCAACGTCATCATCAGCGTCATCGGCGCCTACCAGGTCTGGAAGACCCAGCAGGCCGTCGCCCTGTTCCTCAAGTACACGGGCAGCGTCACCACGGCGGTCGAGAGCTTCCTCGGGCTGACCACCTTCATCGCCTCCGCCTTCCGCGACGGTGACATCGACTCGACCTTCCCGACGGCTCCCTACGCGAACGGGGCCCAGTGATGGCCGACGTCGACGACTTCTCCGGGATCGACCAGCTCACCCGTGGCGACGTGGCGCAGGCGCGGCGCCTCCGGGCGACCCTGGCGGTGATCTCGCGCCGCACCGAGGATCCTGAGCTGCGTCAGCTCGTCAGGTCGGTGCTCGCCGGGCGTGAGAGCGTCCGCCGTGTCTTCGCGCACGCCTCGTTCTGGCAGATGGCCGAGACGAGCTTCGACAACCTCCAGCGGGGCCTCGACCAGCTCAGCCCCGAGGAGCGTGACCTCGTGGCCGAGGAGACGGGGAGCGCACAGACCGCGGACGCCGAGATCGACCAGCTCCGCGAACCCGCGGCCGACCCCGGTGAGGGGCCCGGCCGCGAGGACCGCGGCCCGCACCGCTGGGGGTGACCCGGGCACCGGGCGCGCTCAGCGGAAGGTCAGCACCCCGTCGTCGATGGGGTCGCGGCGGATCGTGCGCAGGTCGGTGAGGTAGTTCTGCTTCAGCATCCACGGCGCGCGGTCGCCCTGGCGCGGCAGCTCGTCGAGGGCGCGCACGACGTACCCGGACTGGAAGTCCATGAAGGGCCGCTCGGCGACCGTGGGGTCCTTCTCCGCCACGAAGGAGCGGTGGCCGTGCTCGCGCAGGTGCTCGAGCATCCGGACGGCGAAGTCGGCGACCAGGTCGGCCTTCAACGTCCACGAGGCGTTGGTGTAGCCGATCGTGTAGAGGAAGTTGGGGATGCCGGAGAGCATCAGCGACTTGTAGGCCATCGTCTCGTGCAGCTTCATCTCGGTGCCGTCGACGCTGAGGCGGATGCCGCCGAAGGCCTTGAGCTTCAGCCCGGTGGCGGTGATGACCACGTCGGCCTCGAGCTCGGCGCCCGAGGAGAGCCGGATCCCGGTCTCGGTGAACGTCTCGATGGTGTCGGTGACCACCGAGGCCTCGCCGCGGCGCAGCGCGCGGAACAGGTCGCCGTCCGGCACGAAGCACAGCCGCTGGTCCCACGGGTTGTACGCCGGGCGGAAGTGCGTGTCGACGTCGAAGCCGTCGGGCAGCTGCTTGACCGTCTGGTCGCGGATGAGCTTCTTGCCCCACTCTGGCTTGCGCTGGAAGAGCTGGTAGGAGATGACCGCCTCCATGATGTTCTTCCAGCGGGTGATCGGGTGCTTGATCCTGGCGGGCAGCCGCGAGAGCCTCGCGGCCACCGGGTCGGTACCCGGCCGCGTCAGCACGTACGACGGCGAGCGCTGCAGCATGGTGACGTGCCCGGCGGTCCCGGCCATCGCCGGCACCAGGGTGATCGCGGTGGCGCCGGAGCCGATGACGACGACCTTCTTGCCCGTGTAGTCGAGGTCCTCGGGCCAGAACTGCGGGTGCACCAGCCGGCCACGGAAGTCCTGGGCGCCGGGGAACTCGGGTGCGTGGCCCTCGTCGTAGTCGTAGTAGCCCGAGGCGGCCCACAGCAGGCCGCAGGTGGTCTGCTGCTCCCGGTCCTCGTGCTCGTAGGTGACCGTCCACCGGTGGGTGCTGCTGTCCCACGACGCGGCGCTGACCCGGTGGTCGTAGCGGATCCGCTGCTCCACGTCGTACTCCTCGGCGACCGTGCGCAGGTAGTCGAGGATCAGCGGACCGTCGGCGAGCGCGGTGTCGCTGGGCCAGGGGCGCCAGTGGTAGCCGAAGGTGAACATGTCGGAGTCCGAGCGGATGCCGGGGTAGCGGAACAGGTCCCAGGTGCCGCCGCTGACGCTGCGGCCCTCGAGGACCGCGACGCTGGTCCCAGGGACGCGGGACAGGACCTGGGCCGCGGCACCGATGCCGGAGAGGCCGGCGCCGACGACCAGCACGTCGACGTGCTCGGGTGCGGTCGCGTCAGGGGACTCGGGAGTGCTCATGGACGGGAACTGTAATCGAGATCCCGTGCTATTGACAGATGTTCAGCAACAGGACCTGGGCGGTGTCAGCGCGCGTAGAGCTCGACGAACCGGGCCAGCAGCCGCGGCGGCGCGGTGACGTCGGCGGCCCGGGCGCCGGCGAGGGCGTCCTCGAGGCCGCCGGGGGCGACGTACCCGTGGTCGCGGTAGATCGTGAGCCGCCGCACCAGCCCCTCGGCGTCGAGCTCGGGGTGGAACTGGGTGGCGTAGACGTGGCGGCCGAGCCGGAAGGCTTGCACCGGGCAGGTCGCGGAGCCGGCCAGCAGCACCGCGCCCTCCGGGAGGCGGGCCACCGCCTCCTTGTGGCCCACGAACGCGTCGAAGCGCGCAGGCAGCACCCCCAGCAGCGGGTCGTCGAGCCCGGCCCCGGTCAGCGCCACGTCGAGCGCGCCGACCGGCTCGCCGTAGGTGCGGTCGACCAGGCCGCCGCGCAGGGACCCGAGGGTGCCGATGCCGTAGCAGGCGCCGAGGAAGGGGGAGTCCGCCGCGACCACCCGCAGCGCCAGCGCCCGCAGCTCGGCCTCGACGCGGCGCTGCACGTCGCTCTTGGCCTCGGGCGGGTCGGAGAGGTTGAACGGACTGCCGCCGAGCACGACCCCGGACCAGTCGGCGAGGTCGACCTCACCGAGGGCGCCCCGCTCGAGCCGCACCCGTCGTACGTCGCGCTCGTCGAGGCCGGCGCAGCGCAGTACGGCGTGGTACTCGCCGTCCGCGGCCTCGTCCTCGGCGCGCGTGCCGAGGAACAGGAAGGGCAGCACCCGCGCAGGCTAGTCGCTCTCAGGCCTCGGCCTGGACCGCGGCCCCTCGCTCGATCAGCCCGTCGACGTCCGCGACCCCCCAGGCCGTCAGGGCCTCGCGGGTGTGGGCACCGGCGACCGGGGCCGGGGGCAGGTCGAGGGTGGCGGCGGTGCGCGAGAACCGCGGGGCCGGCTGCGGCTGCACGAGCCCGTCCTTGGTCACGAAGGTCTCGCGGGCCGCGAGGTGCGGGTGCTCGACGGCGCGGCTCAGGGGGAGGATGCCGGCCACGCAGGCGTCGGTGCCCTCGAAGAGCTCGACCCACTCAGCCTGGGTGCGCTGCGCGAAGGTCTCGGCGAACAGGGCCCGCATCTCGTCGTACTGCTCGAGCTCGAACTGGCCCGGGCAGCGGTCCTCCACCCCCAGCAGCCGCACGAAGGTGGCGAAGAACTGGGGCTCCAGGGCGCCGACACTCATGTGCTGGCCGTCGGAGGTCTCGTAGATGTCGTAGAACGGGGCGCCGCCGTCGAGCAGGTTCGAGACCCGGTCCTCGGTGAAGACGCCGGAGGCCAGGAACGAGGCGCCCATCGCGTTGAGGTGCGCGGTGCCGTCGACGATCGCCGCGTCCACGACCTGGCCCTGCCCGCTGACCTTGGCCTCGAGCAGCGCGGCCAGGATCCCGATGACCAGGTACGTCGACCCGCCGCCGAAGTCGCCGACGAGGTTGCCCGGGAAGTGCGGGCGGCTCCTGTCCTGGCCCAGCCCGTGCAGCGCG
This Nocardioides dokdonensis FR1436 DNA region includes the following protein-coding sequences:
- a CDS encoding CPBP family intramembrane glutamic endopeptidase, which gives rise to MSPVREFVRRSLWEVVPRDHQQTPTALRRRQLVTIGFVLVGAVVLGFSLRTDPGSSDFYLATLVLAAVWAVGAFTSGPLHLGRISRGEGLRRPVLSPILLGVLLVAVFTVGALVIREVSLADPLVRQIRSVLRYTEQTPIALLVFVTALNGIAEELFFRGAAFAAVTRHPVTVTTVAYTVATLATGNVMLSFAAVLLGVVVGLQRRASGGILAPILTHLTWSLSMLFLLPLIYL
- a CDS encoding DEAD/DEAH box helicase, which produces MSSPSFAELGVPTDLTRVLDAAGITVPTPIQAATLPDSLAGRDVLGRGRTGSGKSYAFLLPLVARLAASGRTPRAGKPRALVLAPTRELVNQLHEALVPLAKVHGFTMQTVFGGVGQGPQVAGLKRGADVVLACPGRLEDLIKQGHCRLDDIEVTVLDEADHMADLGFLPAVRRLLDATPKDSQRLLFSATLDNAIDVLVRRYLTKPVTHQADSAQSPVVQMDHHVLRLSREHRVPVLVDLTSAPGRTVIFTRTKHGAKALARQLNKSGVPSVELHGNLSQNARTRNMDAFHSGKASTLVATDIAARGIHVDDVALVVHADPPAEHKAYLHRSGRTARAGASGTVITLMTPDQERDVRDLTKAAGIKPTITRLDTVSHPVLAELAPGERVLVPGGIIVEAPRPASGSTSGSGGGARAGGGGRNRRRSGAGAAPSGGQSRQGGGQGGRGQAKQGPQKSSGGQGGRSRSGSGQSASGGGSHGAAKFSAGMR
- a CDS encoding CsbD family protein yields the protein MGLADKASNKAEDLKGKGKEGAGKATNDHELEGEGKGDQASASVKGAGEKIKDAGKDIKDGFTK
- a CDS encoding flavin-containing monooxygenase, with protein sequence MSTPESPDATAPEHVDVLVVGAGLSGIGAAAQVLSRVPGTSVAVLEGRSVSGGTWDLFRYPGIRSDSDMFTFGYHWRPWPSDTALADGPLILDYLRTVAEEYDVEQRIRYDHRVSAASWDSSTHRWTVTYEHEDREQQTTCGLLWAASGYYDYDEGHAPEFPGAQDFRGRLVHPQFWPEDLDYTGKKVVVIGSGATAITLVPAMAGTAGHVTMLQRSPSYVLTRPGTDPVAARLSRLPARIKHPITRWKNIMEAVISYQLFQRKPEWGKKLIRDQTVKQLPDGFDVDTHFRPAYNPWDQRLCFVPDGDLFRALRRGEASVVTDTIETFTETGIRLSSGAELEADVVITATGLKLKAFGGIRLSVDGTEMKLHETMAYKSLMLSGIPNFLYTIGYTNASWTLKADLVADFAVRMLEHLREHGHRSFVAEKDPTVAERPFMDFQSGYVVRALDELPRQGDRAPWMLKQNYLTDLRTIRRDPIDDGVLTFR
- a CDS encoding glutamine amidotransferase: MLPFLFLGTRAEDEAADGEYHAVLRCAGLDERDVRRVRLERGALGEVDLADWSGVVLGGSPFNLSDPPEAKSDVQRRVEAELRALALRVVAADSPFLGACYGIGTLGSLRGGLVDRTYGEPVGALDVALTGAGLDDPLLGVLPARFDAFVGHKEAVARLPEGAVLLAGSATCPVQAFRLGRHVYATQFHPELDAEGLVRRLTIYRDHGYVAPGGLEDALAGARAADVTAPPRLLARFVELYAR
- a CDS encoding CaiB/BaiF CoA transferase family protein; protein product: MSIELGTKTGPLKGVRVVEIAGIGPGPHACMILADLGADVIRVERPGGQMLSGGSHDLLNRGRPSVALNLKDPEAVATVLDLVASADVLVEGMRPGVLERLGLGPEECHGRNPALVYGRMTGWGQSGPLSTAAGHDMNYIAITGALHGLGQDRSRPHFPGNLVGDFGGGSTYLVIGILAALLEAKVSGQGQVVDAAIVDGTAHLNAMGASFLASGVFTEDRVSNLLDGGAPFYDIYETSDGQHMSVGALEPQFFATFVRLLGVEDRCPGQFELEQYDEMRALFAETFAQRTQAEWVELFEGTDACVAGILPLSRAVEHPHLAARETFVTKDGLVQPQPAPRFSRTAATLDLPPAPVAGAHTREALTAWGVADVDGLIERGAAVQAEA